A region of Elusimicrobiota bacterium DNA encodes the following proteins:
- the rpsQ gene encoding 30S ribosomal protein S17: MERDDRKVLEGVVLSDKMDKTRVVTVERRLRHKSYGKVLTRTTKLYAHDEKNESKAGDHVAVMETRPLSKLKRWRLVSVIKRAQEGKSVEEALGGTP; the protein is encoded by the coding sequence ATGGAACGCGATGATCGGAAGGTGCTGGAAGGCGTGGTTCTTTCGGACAAGATGGACAAGACCCGCGTGGTGACGGTGGAGCGGCGATTGCGCCATAAGAGTTACGGGAAAGTCCTGACCCGGACGACGAAGCTCTACGCGCACGACGAAAAAAACGAGAGCAAAGCGGGCGATCACGTGGCCGTGATGGAAACCCGCCCTCTTTCCAAATTGAAACGTTGGCGGTTGGTCAGCGTGATTAAGCGCGCCCAGGAAGGGAAGTCCGTGGAGGAAGCGCTGGGAGGAACCCCGTGA
- the rplP gene encoding 50S ribosomal protein L16: MLMPKRVKYRKSHRGRMKGRTKAGGFVSFGEFGLQALESHWITARQIEAARITLSRQLKKGGKVWIRVFPDKPVSKKPAETRMGKGKGNAEFWVAVVKPGRILFEIEGVDEAQAKEAMRLAGHKLPISVRLVKRDHF; this comes from the coding sequence ATGTTGATGCCTAAGCGCGTTAAATACCGAAAATCTCATCGGGGTCGGATGAAAGGCCGGACGAAGGCCGGCGGGTTCGTGTCTTTCGGCGAATTCGGCCTCCAGGCGTTGGAATCCCATTGGATCACGGCGCGCCAAATCGAGGCGGCTCGAATCACCCTTTCGCGCCAGTTGAAAAAAGGGGGAAAGGTCTGGATCCGGGTTTTCCCCGATAAACCTGTTTCCAAGAAACCGGCTGAAACCCGGATGGGAAAAGGAAAAGGCAACGCCGAGTTTTGGGTGGCGGTGGTGAAGCCGGGCCGGATCCTTTTTGAAATCGAGGGCGTCGATGAAGCCCAAGCGAAGGAAGCGATGAGGCTGGCGGGGCACAAACTGCCGATTTCCGTCCGGCTGGTGAAGCGGGACCATTTCTAG
- the map gene encoding type I methionyl aminopeptidase, translated as MTSPRKIELKSPADLERMRRAGRLAGQVLAEVGRAVKPGVSTKDLDRLAEKFIRAAGGVPTFLGYLGYPASICASINEEVVHGIPNAKRILREGDVVGIDVGATLEGFVGDTAATFPVGRISAENETLLNTTREALERGIAATRVGNRLGDVSSAIQAVAEAQGYGVVRDFVGHGIGRNMHEEPSVPNYGTPGTGIRLDVGLVIALEPMVNAGTWKVRKLNDGWTVVTEDGRVSAHFEHTVAVTEAGPEILTRVYGAEG; from the coding sequence ATGACCAGCCCTCGGAAAATCGAGCTCAAGTCCCCGGCGGACTTGGAGCGAATGCGGCGAGCGGGACGGCTGGCCGGGCAGGTGTTGGCGGAAGTGGGGCGGGCGGTGAAGCCCGGCGTATCGACAAAAGATTTGGACCGATTGGCCGAAAAGTTTATCCGGGCGGCCGGCGGGGTTCCGACTTTTCTAGGGTACCTGGGCTACCCGGCATCGATTTGCGCGTCGATCAACGAAGAAGTGGTTCACGGCATTCCCAACGCCAAACGGATTTTGCGCGAAGGCGATGTGGTGGGGATCGACGTGGGAGCCACGTTGGAAGGGTTTGTGGGCGACACGGCGGCGACGTTTCCGGTGGGGCGGATCAGCGCGGAAAATGAAACTCTGCTGAACACCACCCGGGAAGCTTTGGAGCGGGGGATCGCCGCGACCCGCGTGGGGAACCGGCTGGGCGACGTGTCCAGCGCGATCCAAGCGGTGGCCGAAGCGCAAGGGTATGGGGTGGTTCGAGATTTCGTGGGGCACGGCATCGGGCGGAACATGCACGAAGAACCCTCGGTGCCCAATTACGGGACGCCGGGAACGGGGATCCGGTTGGACGTGGGGTTGGTGATCGCGCTGGAACCCATGGTGAACGCGGGAACCTGGAAAGTGCGGAAGCTGAACGATGGGTGGACGGTGGTCACGGAAGACGGGCGGGTGTCGGCCCATTTCGAACACACGGTGGCCGTCACCGAGGCGGGTCCGGAGATTCTGACCCGGGTGTACGGAGCGGAAGGTTAA
- the rplN gene encoding 50S ribosomal protein L14 has protein sequence MIQERSILRVADNSGARLVRVFRMHGGSRRRYAYLGDLVTASVQTALPDSSVKKGEVVKCVVVRTRKERPRPDGSYVRFDDNAAVLIDENGEPKGTRIFGPIARELRERNYLKIISLAPEVV, from the coding sequence GTGATTCAAGAACGAAGCATATTGCGTGTGGCCGACAATTCGGGAGCTCGATTGGTTCGGGTCTTTCGGATGCACGGCGGATCCCGCCGGCGGTACGCCTATTTAGGGGATTTGGTGACGGCCTCGGTGCAGACCGCTCTCCCGGATTCCAGCGTCAAGAAGGGCGAGGTGGTCAAGTGCGTGGTGGTTCGCACGCGGAAAGAACGCCCCCGTCCGGACGGCAGTTACGTGCGGTTTGACGACAACGCCGCGGTTTTGATCGACGAGAACGGGGAGCCCAAGGGAACGCGTATTTTCGGTCCCATCGCCCGGGAGCTCCGGGAACGGAACTATTTAAAGATCATTTCTCTCGCTCCGGAAGTGGTGTAA
- the rplB gene encoding 50S ribosomal protein L2 → MPMKTFKPYTPSRRFMSVEDFSDLTKKSPEKSLMEPLRKSGGRNNTGSIMVRFRGGGHKRQFRIIDFKRNKPGVPAKVASIEYDPNRSSRIALLFYKDGEKRYILQPVGLKVGDTVMSGPTAEITVGNALPLANIPLGTVVHAVELVPGNGAQMARSAGSEIRIMAKENGFATLKLPSNEIRLVPERCMATIGQVGNTEHENLTQGNAGRNRHRGFRSQVRGTAMNAVDHPHGGGRGKSKGNNQPRSPWNQPAKGYKTRSPKMHHWMILRRRTNVAEQA, encoded by the coding sequence ATGCCCATGAAAACGTTCAAACCCTATACGCCCTCGCGGCGGTTCATGTCGGTGGAGGATTTCAGCGACCTCACCAAAAAAAGCCCGGAGAAATCCCTGATGGAGCCCCTCCGCAAGTCCGGGGGTCGAAACAACACGGGGTCCATCATGGTGCGGTTTCGGGGCGGGGGACACAAGCGGCAGTTCCGGATCATCGATTTCAAGCGAAACAAACCGGGCGTGCCGGCGAAAGTGGCGTCCATTGAATACGATCCCAACCGCAGTTCGCGCATCGCTTTGCTATTTTATAAAGACGGCGAAAAACGTTATATCCTTCAGCCGGTGGGCCTCAAGGTGGGCGACACGGTGATGTCCGGCCCCACGGCTGAAATCACCGTGGGCAACGCTCTCCCCCTGGCCAACATTCCTTTGGGCACCGTGGTCCACGCGGTGGAACTCGTGCCCGGTAATGGCGCGCAGATGGCCCGCTCCGCGGGTTCCGAGATTCGGATCATGGCGAAAGAAAACGGGTTCGCGACCTTGAAATTGCCGTCGAACGAAATCCGCCTGGTCCCCGAGCGTTGCATGGCGACGATCGGGCAGGTGGGAAACACCGAACACGAAAATTTGACCCAGGGGAACGCCGGACGGAACCGGCACCGGGGATTCCGGTCCCAGGTTCGCGGCACCGCCATGAACGCGGTGGATCACCCGCACGGCGGCGGCCGCGGAAAAAGCAAGGGGAACAACCAGCCCCGCTCTCCCTGGAACCAGCCCGCCAAGGGCTACAAAACCCGGTCGCCCAAGATGCACCACTGGATGATCCTCCGACGCCGAACCAACGTCGCGGAACAAGCGTAA
- the rpsH gene encoding 30S ribosomal protein S8 — translation MSNDPISDMFAMINNANHKFLERVDLPASSAKKDIAHLLREEGYIADYKILPDRKQGVLRLFMKYQPNKVRVIQGVKRVSRPGLRVYRGYEELLKIRGGLGMSIVSTSQGLMTDHQSRKRKLGGEVIAKIW, via the coding sequence ATGAGCAATGATCCGATCAGCGACATGTTCGCCATGATCAATAACGCCAACCACAAGTTCTTGGAACGGGTGGACTTGCCGGCGTCCAGCGCCAAAAAAGACATCGCGCATCTTCTGCGGGAAGAGGGCTATATCGCCGACTACAAAATCCTCCCGGACCGGAAGCAAGGCGTGTTGAGGCTTTTTATGAAGTATCAGCCGAACAAAGTTCGCGTGATCCAAGGGGTTAAGCGTGTGTCCCGGCCGGGCCTGCGGGTTTACCGGGGATACGAGGAACTCTTGAAAATCCGCGGGGGGTTGGGAATGTCGATTGTTTCCACGTCCCAAGGGCTGATGACCGACCACCAATCCCGCAAGCGGAAGCTCGGCGGCGAAGTGATCGCGAAGATCTGGTAA
- the secY gene encoding preprotein translocase subunit SecY: MQSFADIFKIPELRKRVFFTLGILTIYRVGVAIPIPGIDAAALQTLFKAQANNFLGFLDMFSGGAMSRMSIFAMGVMPYINSSIIMSLLQGAHVIPYLDRLAKEGESGRRQLNKITRYFTLLLAIIQSFGLTTLITKIRIGQDIAVVREPGALFVFTTVLTLTAGTIFIMWLGEQITELGIGNGISLMIFTGIVEGLPSAINQMRRMVFELQETSLLTALGLLALVVVVVGLVVWVATAQRKIPVQYARRMVGRKMYGGASTFLPLKVDQSGVIAVIFAVSLLSVPVTFASFNPDGEWSKKILGLWNTRAVWYEVVYASLIIFFCYFYNSVQFNPMDLADNLKKWGGFIPGIRPGEPTAQFINTVLARITLGGALFVAALAILPDILHRVLNTPFYFGGTSILIVVGVALDTVGQLESHLIMRHYEGFSKTGRVKGRWFNVGSAS, translated from the coding sequence ATGCAATCCTTCGCCGACATTTTCAAGATCCCGGAACTCCGCAAACGGGTGTTCTTTACGTTGGGGATCCTAACCATCTACCGGGTCGGCGTGGCGATCCCGATCCCGGGGATCGATGCGGCCGCTCTGCAAACGCTCTTTAAAGCCCAAGCCAACAACTTCCTCGGGTTCCTGGATATGTTTTCCGGCGGGGCCATGAGCCGGATGTCGATCTTCGCCATGGGGGTCATGCCCTACATCAACTCGTCGATCATCATGAGTTTGCTCCAAGGCGCGCACGTCATTCCCTACCTGGACCGGTTGGCGAAAGAGGGGGAAAGCGGTCGGCGTCAACTGAACAAGATCACCCGCTATTTCACGTTGCTTCTGGCGATCATTCAATCGTTCGGGTTGACGACGTTGATCACCAAAATTCGTATCGGCCAGGACATTGCGGTCGTGCGGGAACCCGGCGCCCTTTTCGTTTTCACCACGGTTCTCACGCTCACCGCGGGCACTATTTTCATCATGTGGCTGGGCGAACAAATCACCGAACTGGGAATCGGCAACGGCATCTCGCTCATGATTTTTACGGGGATCGTGGAAGGTCTTCCCAGCGCGATTAACCAGATGCGGCGCATGGTGTTTGAACTTCAAGAAACGTCGCTTCTGACGGCCTTGGGGCTCCTGGCGTTGGTGGTGGTCGTCGTGGGGCTCGTGGTGTGGGTGGCGACCGCCCAACGAAAAATTCCGGTCCAGTACGCCCGGCGCATGGTGGGGCGGAAAATGTACGGCGGGGCGAGCACGTTCCTACCGCTCAAAGTCGACCAGTCCGGCGTGATCGCGGTCATCTTCGCGGTGTCGCTTCTGTCGGTCCCGGTCACCTTCGCCAGCTTCAATCCCGACGGGGAGTGGTCGAAAAAAATTCTCGGCCTTTGGAACACGCGGGCGGTGTGGTACGAAGTGGTCTACGCCTCGCTCATTATTTTCTTTTGTTATTTTTACAATTCCGTGCAGTTTAACCCCATGGACTTGGCGGACAATTTGAAGAAGTGGGGCGGGTTCATCCCGGGGATTCGGCCCGGCGAGCCCACGGCCCAATTCATCAACACGGTCCTGGCCCGGATTACGCTGGGGGGGGCGCTGTTCGTGGCGGCGCTGGCCATTTTACCGGACATCCTTCACCGGGTGTTGAACACGCCGTTTTATTTCGGCGGAACGTCGATTTTGATCGTGGTGGGCGTGGCGCTGGACACGGTGGGTCAGTTGGAGTCGCACCTCATCATGCGCCACTACGAAGGGTTTTCGAAAACCGGCCGGGTGAAAGGCCGTTGGTTCAACGTGGGGTCGGCGAGTTAG
- the rplO gene encoding 50S ribosomal protein L15 has product MRLHELKPAPGSRHRRKIVGRGEGSGHGGKGSTRGFKGQTARSGDSHMKQGFEGGQIPLIRRVPKRGFKNTAFRTFYSLVNVGDLEAVFAKAGEITPDTLRTAGLIKGRNPVKVLGDGDVTKAFVVKAQAFSASAKTKLEQSGGRAEILAGPKVWKRKD; this is encoded by the coding sequence ATTCGCTTGCATGAATTAAAACCCGCTCCCGGTTCCCGCCATCGCCGAAAAATCGTCGGACGCGGTGAAGGGTCCGGACACGGAGGAAAAGGTTCGACCCGGGGTTTCAAGGGGCAAACGGCCCGTTCCGGCGATTCCCACATGAAGCAGGGTTTCGAAGGCGGCCAGATTCCGCTCATCCGTCGCGTTCCCAAACGCGGTTTTAAAAACACGGCTTTCCGAACTTTTTATTCGCTGGTGAACGTGGGGGACCTGGAAGCGGTTTTCGCGAAAGCGGGGGAAATCACCCCGGACACCCTCCGCACCGCCGGGCTCATCAAGGGCCGAAACCCCGTTAAAGTCTTGGGCGACGGAGATGTCACGAAGGCCTTCGTCGTCAAAGCCCAAGCGTTCTCCGCCTCGGCCAAAACGAAGCTGGAACAGTCGGGCGGTCGGGCGGAAATATTGGCGGGTCCGAAAGTCTGGAAGCGAAAGGACTGA
- the rplF gene encoding 50S ribosomal protein L6 has product MSRLGKKPIPIPEKVKVSIQGPTVDVTGPLGQMKRTLPDGLTARMDGTALIIDRRNDSTSQKALHGTFRKLLSNMVEGSLTGFTKELRIGGVGFRAQLTGNNLHMTLGYSHPIDYIVPAGIKVTVDAKQTTVVVAGPDKERVGQVAAEIRRFRRPGVYWANNEPVGIRYATEHVRRKAGKAAAGAAGPAGGAKK; this is encoded by the coding sequence ATGAGCCGTCTAGGAAAAAAACCAATTCCCATTCCGGAAAAAGTAAAAGTCTCCATTCAGGGCCCCACGGTGGACGTGACGGGGCCCTTGGGGCAAATGAAGCGCACGCTCCCCGACGGGCTCACCGCCCGGATGGACGGCACTGCCCTGATCATCGACCGAAGGAACGACAGCACGTCCCAGAAAGCCCTTCACGGAACCTTTCGCAAATTGCTGTCCAATATGGTGGAAGGGTCCTTGACCGGGTTCACCAAAGAGTTGCGGATCGGCGGCGTGGGTTTCCGGGCCCAATTGACCGGAAACAATCTCCACATGACGCTGGGCTATTCCCATCCCATTGATTACATCGTTCCGGCCGGCATCAAAGTGACGGTGGACGCGAAACAGACCACCGTGGTCGTCGCCGGGCCCGACAAAGAGCGCGTGGGCCAAGTGGCCGCTGAAATTCGCCGATTCCGTCGGCCCGGCGTGTATTGGGCCAACAACGAACCCGTGGGCATCCGTTACGCCACGGAACACGTCCGACGCAAGGCCGGCAAGGCCGCCGCGGGCGCGGCAGGTCCCGCGGGAGGAGCGAAGAAATGA
- the rpsS gene encoding 30S ribosomal protein S19: MSRSKKKGPFIDPRVVEKVHTMRKSGDKKPIKTWSRACTIAPDFVGVTFAVHNGKKHTPVYVTEQMVGHKLGEFSPTRYFRGHGEAHTKEASSKT, from the coding sequence ATGTCACGCTCAAAAAAGAAAGGCCCTTTCATCGATCCCCGGGTGGTGGAGAAAGTCCACACCATGCGCAAGTCCGGAGACAAGAAACCCATTAAGACCTGGTCCCGGGCCTGCACCATCGCTCCCGATTTTGTCGGGGTCACCTTTGCTGTTCACAACGGCAAAAAACACACACCGGTTTACGTCACGGAACAAATGGTGGGCCACAAGCTCGGGGAGTTTTCGCCCACCCGTTACTTCCGCGGCCACGGCGAGGCGCATACGAAAGAAGCCTCGTCGAAAACCTAG
- a CDS encoding type Z 30S ribosomal protein S14 produces MATTAWIAKMRKPQKFAVRYRNRCRLCGRPRAFYRDFGLCRICFRSLALRGEIPGVTKASW; encoded by the coding sequence ATGGCCACTACCGCGTGGATCGCGAAAATGCGCAAACCTCAGAAATTCGCAGTCCGCTACCGCAATCGGTGCCGGCTGTGCGGCCGCCCCCGGGCGTTTTACCGGGACTTCGGCCTCTGCCGAATTTGTTTTCGTAGCCTCGCCCTGCGGGGGGAAATCCCCGGCGTGACGAAGGCCAGTTGGTAA
- the rpsC gene encoding 30S ribosomal protein S3 — translation MGNKTHPKGIRLGYIREWDSKWLNLKEMPALIEEDFKIRKFLKDRLKLAAVSKIGIERTGKYLRVNIYTARPGLVIGKKGADIEGLRNVVEEMTGLKTAVQIIEIKRPEIDAQLVAEGVAMQLEKQVGFRRAMKRSIERAMQGGALGIKIMVAGRLGGAEIARTEWQKEGRVPLQTFRADIDYGTTEARIKMGTIGIKTWIFRKELFQKTDADLMAEVRVIEEKEKEELAKKAEAGLLTPEPVISAEPTVEAEAIEEEVMSKIQAEEDEAKKREGNVE, via the coding sequence ATGGGCAATAAAACACATCCCAAAGGCATTCGGCTCGGCTATATTCGGGAGTGGGACTCCAAGTGGTTGAACCTCAAGGAGATGCCCGCCCTGATTGAAGAGGATTTTAAAATCCGGAAGTTCCTAAAAGACCGCTTGAAACTGGCCGCGGTGTCCAAGATCGGGATTGAGCGCACGGGGAAGTATCTCCGGGTGAACATTTACACGGCGCGGCCGGGCCTGGTGATCGGCAAAAAAGGCGCCGACATCGAAGGGCTGCGAAACGTCGTGGAGGAAATGACGGGGCTGAAGACCGCCGTTCAGATCATCGAGATCAAACGGCCGGAAATCGACGCCCAACTGGTGGCGGAAGGCGTGGCCATGCAGTTGGAAAAGCAAGTGGGTTTTCGCCGGGCCATGAAGCGTTCCATCGAGCGCGCCATGCAAGGCGGCGCCCTGGGCATCAAGATCATGGTGGCGGGGCGCCTGGGCGGAGCCGAAATCGCCCGCACCGAATGGCAAAAAGAGGGCCGCGTACCGCTTCAAACCTTCCGGGCCGACATCGATTACGGAACCACCGAAGCCCGCATCAAGATGGGCACCATCGGCATCAAAACCTGGATTTTCAGGAAAGAACTTTTCCAAAAAACCGACGCGGACCTGATGGCCGAAGTTCGGGTGATCGAGGAAAAAGAAAAGGAAGAACTGGCCAAAAAAGCCGAAGCGGGATTGCTCACGCCGGAACCGGTGATTTCGGCGGAGCCCACCGTTGAGGCGGAAGCCATCGAGGAAGAAGTGATGAGCAAAATTCAAGCGGAAGAAGACGAAGCGAAAAAACGCGAAGGGAACGTGGAATAG
- the rplE gene encoding 50S ribosomal protein L5 yields MSNVENKRSEPRIKAAYRSAVVPEMMKRFKWTNALQVPRLMKIVVNMGLSEARENAKVVDLAAEEMSRFTGQKAEVRRAKKAISNFKLREGMPIGVRVTLRSDRMWEFWDRLVNIAMPRIRDFRGVDPNRGFDGRGNYNLGLTEQYVFPEIDLDKSDKSRGMNITVVTNAGKNETALQLLTLLGMPFKRDKNAALN; encoded by the coding sequence ATGTCAAACGTTGAAAACAAACGAAGTGAACCTCGGATCAAGGCGGCGTATCGCTCCGCGGTGGTGCCGGAAATGATGAAACGTTTTAAGTGGACCAACGCGCTTCAGGTGCCGCGGTTGATGAAAATCGTCGTCAACATGGGTCTTTCCGAGGCCCGGGAAAACGCCAAGGTCGTGGACTTGGCGGCGGAGGAAATGAGCCGTTTCACGGGGCAGAAGGCCGAAGTCCGCCGAGCGAAGAAAGCCATTTCGAACTTCAAGCTCCGCGAAGGGATGCCCATCGGCGTCCGCGTGACGCTCCGGTCCGACCGGATGTGGGAGTTTTGGGACCGTTTGGTGAACATCGCCATGCCGCGGATCCGGGACTTTCGCGGGGTGGATCCGAACCGCGGTTTTGATGGGCGGGGAAATTACAATTTAGGCCTCACCGAGCAATACGTTTTCCCGGAGATTGATCTGGACAAGTCCGACAAATCGCGCGGAATGAACATCACCGTGGTGACGAACGCCGGAAAAAACGAGACGGCGTTACAGCTGTTGACCCTTCTCGGGATGCCTTTCAAGCGCGACAAGAACGCCGCGCTCAACTAA
- a CDS encoding 50S ribosomal protein L24 — MGLSPIRKKDKVRILAGKDRGKEGEVIEVDRTKGRVLVAKLNMVKKHAKGTAQAPGGIQEKEAFLPLGKVMLVCPKCGKATRFKSGAISDGTKARVCRQCGEMVG; from the coding sequence ATGGGCCTCTCTCCGATTCGAAAGAAAGACAAAGTTCGCATCCTGGCCGGAAAAGACCGTGGCAAAGAGGGCGAAGTGATCGAAGTGGATCGCACGAAAGGCCGCGTGCTCGTGGCCAAACTCAACATGGTCAAGAAGCACGCCAAAGGCACGGCTCAGGCCCCGGGTGGCATCCAAGAGAAAGAAGCGTTTCTGCCCCTGGGGAAAGTCATGTTGGTCTGCCCCAAATGCGGAAAGGCCACCCGGTTTAAGAGCGGCGCCATTTCGGATGGAACGAAAGCCCGCGTTTGCCGCCAGTGCGGCGAGATGGTCGGCTAA
- a CDS encoding 50S ribosomal protein L18 has product MTIKSPHERLAFRRLRTRRKVFGTAVRPRLSVYRAQRHMYAQLVDDVAGKTLVSVSSLMEDLKKTLKTGANVEAAQKVGQSIGEKAKALKIEQVVFDRGGRAYHGRIKAVAEGARAAGLIF; this is encoded by the coding sequence ATGACCATTAAGAGCCCCCATGAACGTTTAGCGTTCCGACGTCTGCGCACCCGGCGGAAAGTGTTCGGCACGGCGGTGCGGCCGCGTCTTTCCGTTTATCGCGCCCAGAGGCACATGTATGCCCAGCTGGTGGACGATGTGGCCGGAAAGACCCTCGTGTCCGTGTCGAGTTTGATGGAAGATTTGAAGAAGACGTTAAAGACCGGCGCCAACGTGGAAGCCGCCCAAAAGGTCGGCCAATCCATCGGCGAAAAGGCCAAAGCGCTCAAAATCGAGCAAGTTGTTTTTGATCGGGGCGGCCGGGCCTATCACGGACGCATTAAGGCCGTGGCCGAGGGCGCGCGCGCCGCGGGTCTCATCTTCTAA
- the rpsE gene encoding 30S ribosomal protein S5 yields the protein MTRIDANSLNLKETVVTINRVAKVVKGGKRFSFSALVVVGDGAGHVGAAMGKAKEVQAAIQKAVSHAKKCIVKIPLRNGTIPHEVTGVFGAGTVLLKPAVSGTGVIAGGSVRAVVEAAGVRDILSKSLRSTNPFNVVYATLAGLKDLETWEQSYRRRGKEFRTAAAPVAPTTAAAQ from the coding sequence GTGACGAGAATTGATGCCAACAGTCTGAATCTGAAAGAAACGGTGGTGACCATTAACCGCGTCGCCAAGGTCGTGAAGGGAGGCAAGCGCTTCTCGTTCAGCGCCTTGGTGGTGGTGGGCGATGGGGCGGGCCATGTGGGCGCCGCCATGGGAAAGGCGAAGGAAGTTCAAGCCGCCATCCAGAAGGCGGTTTCCCACGCGAAGAAATGCATCGTCAAGATTCCGTTAAGAAACGGGACGATCCCCCACGAAGTCACCGGCGTTTTCGGCGCGGGAACGGTGTTGCTGAAACCGGCCGTCTCGGGAACCGGCGTTATCGCGGGCGGCAGCGTCCGCGCGGTGGTGGAAGCGGCGGGGGTGCGGGACATTTTGAGCAAATCGCTTCGAAGCACGAACCCCTTCAACGTCGTCTACGCGACGCTGGCGGGTTTGAAAGATCTCGAAACCTGGGAACAATCCTATCGCCGCCGCGGAAAAGAATTCCGCACGGCCGCCGCTCCGGTCGCGCCGACGACCGCGGCCGCCCAATAA
- the rpmC gene encoding 50S ribosomal protein L29, with protein MAKKKDDVQFSELTKEELQVKVAEAREKLFHLKFQNTTAPLKNPREIRTTRRSIARALTFLRQKGVSA; from the coding sequence ATGGCCAAAAAAAAAGACGACGTGCAATTTTCGGAACTGACGAAGGAAGAGTTGCAGGTGAAGGTGGCGGAAGCGCGCGAAAAGCTCTTCCATCTGAAATTTCAAAACACGACCGCGCCGTTGAAAAACCCGCGGGAAATCCGGACGACCCGGCGAAGCATCGCACGGGCGCTGACGTTCTTGCGTCAAAAGGGAGTCTCCGCGTGA
- a CDS encoding adenylate kinase: MNIVLLGAPGAGKGTQAKFLAQHYRAPHISTGDIFRAEMAKASELGLRVNECVSSGRLVPDDLVMDVMTARLGEPDCQKGFFLDGFPRTVAQAEALDGFLEKSKRPLEKVLYLNLTEAEVVGRLSSRRQCSKCGKVYNLASQPPMLKDVCDVEGAPLSHRDDDRPETIEKRLRVFNDLTEPLISYYHGLGLLETIAAGRPVAEVRGAIAAVLDALPRGE; encoded by the coding sequence ATGAACATCGTTTTGTTGGGAGCGCCGGGGGCGGGCAAAGGGACGCAGGCCAAGTTTCTCGCTCAGCATTACCGCGCGCCCCACATTTCCACCGGAGACATCTTCCGGGCGGAAATGGCAAAGGCCAGCGAGTTGGGACTGCGGGTCAATGAATGCGTCAGTTCGGGGCGGTTGGTTCCCGACGATTTGGTCATGGACGTGATGACGGCGCGGCTGGGCGAGCCGGACTGCCAAAAAGGGTTTTTTCTGGACGGGTTTCCTCGCACGGTGGCCCAGGCGGAAGCTCTCGACGGGTTCTTGGAAAAATCCAAGCGGCCTTTGGAGAAAGTCCTCTATTTGAATTTGACGGAAGCGGAAGTCGTGGGCCGGCTCTCCAGTCGGCGGCAATGTTCCAAGTGCGGCAAGGTCTATAACTTAGCGAGCCAGCCGCCCATGCTAAAAGACGTGTGCGACGTGGAAGGCGCTCCGCTCTCCCACCGGGACGACGACCGGCCGGAGACGATTGAAAAGCGACTGCGGGTTTTTAACGATCTCACGGAACCGCTCATTTCGTATTATCACGGTTTGGGCCTATTGGAGACCATCGCGGCGGGGCGACCCGTGGCGGAAGTTCGGGGCGCGATCGCGGCGGTGTTGGACGCGCTTCCGCGGGGGGAATGA
- the infA gene encoding translation initiation factor IF-1 encodes MTKEDKIEVEGRVLESLPNAMFRLEIDGGHKVLAHISGKMRMHYIKILPGDKVKVELSPYDLTRGRITYREK; translated from the coding sequence ATGACGAAAGAAGATAAAATTGAGGTGGAGGGCCGGGTTCTCGAGTCTCTCCCGAACGCGATGTTCCGGTTGGAGATCGACGGGGGCCATAAAGTGTTGGCCCATATTTCCGGAAAAATGCGCATGCATTACATCAAGATTTTGCCGGGGGACAAGGTGAAGGTGGAACTGTCGCCCTACGACCTGACCCGGGGCCGCATCACCTATCGGGAAAAGTGA
- the rplW gene encoding 50S ribosomal protein L23 — MSLNFSQILRRPLVTERSTQLKEMNKFVFEVAPEATKGQIREVVEAAFKVDVVGVNTMRMPGKLRRRGQRSGYQSEWKKAIVTIKKGQDIKYAEPQG; from the coding sequence ATGAGCTTGAATTTCTCGCAAATTTTGCGGCGGCCTCTCGTCACCGAGCGTTCGACGCAACTGAAAGAAATGAACAAATTCGTTTTCGAGGTGGCTCCCGAGGCCACCAAGGGCCAAATCCGTGAAGTCGTGGAAGCCGCGTTCAAGGTGGACGTGGTCGGCGTGAACACCATGCGGATGCCGGGCAAGTTGCGGCGGCGGGGCCAGCGCTCGGGGTACCAGTCGGAATGGAAAAAGGCCATCGTCACCATTAAGAAAGGCCAGGACATCAAATACGCGGAGCCGCAGGGATAA